In Pedobacter sp. W3I1, one DNA window encodes the following:
- a CDS encoding ATP-dependent RecD-like DNA helicase encodes MISDKSQLIASAYEHTPTKEQLLFCERMSVFLQQDDEHRCFVLKGYAGTGKTTSVAALVKVLKQFNLRSELLAPTGRAAKVMSQYSFRKALTIHKRIYRKRSAASPEMQFQLAPNLSENTLFIIDEASMIADEFNETGSSILRDLLEFVYNTKNCFLLFVGDTAQLPPVGSLDSPALNEQYLKDKFALTVSSVELREVVRQGKKSGILANATMLRNQIAKNPENPMPKFLTKSYTDIYNMAGARLVEGLEYAYRKFGMENTLVVCRSNKSANVYNQQIRARLLYREEELTGGDQIMVVRNNYFWLPENEDTAFIANGDMAKVIRVRGEEERYGFRFADATLEFMDFPAAGQISCKVMLDTLNLESANLPYEQNKKLFDGLNEDYEHIANKRQRMLAIKADPFYNALQIKFAYAVTCHKAQGGQWDAVFADQGYLTEEMIDLDFLRWLYTAVTRAKKELYLVNFAPQLFAKTAQEDYF; translated from the coding sequence GATGAGCATCGTTGTTTTGTACTTAAAGGTTACGCTGGTACGGGTAAAACTACCTCTGTAGCGGCTTTGGTGAAGGTGCTGAAACAATTTAACTTGCGCAGTGAGCTGCTGGCACCAACCGGAAGAGCTGCGAAAGTAATGAGTCAATATTCTTTTCGGAAGGCCTTAACTATACATAAACGAATTTACCGCAAGCGTTCAGCAGCATCGCCAGAAATGCAATTTCAATTGGCACCTAACCTCTCCGAAAATACGTTGTTTATTATTGATGAGGCCTCGATGATTGCCGATGAATTTAACGAAACAGGCTCATCCATATTAAGAGATCTGCTGGAGTTTGTGTATAATACCAAAAACTGCTTTTTGCTTTTTGTAGGTGATACGGCACAGCTACCTCCTGTAGGGAGTTTAGATAGCCCGGCGCTGAATGAACAATACCTAAAAGATAAATTTGCCTTAACCGTTTCTTCTGTTGAGTTAAGAGAAGTGGTTAGGCAAGGAAAGAAATCAGGTATTTTGGCCAATGCCACGATGTTGAGAAATCAGATTGCTAAAAATCCTGAAAATCCGATGCCTAAATTCCTGACTAAAAGCTACACCGATATTTACAACATGGCTGGTGCACGATTGGTAGAAGGATTAGAATACGCCTATCGTAAATTCGGCATGGAAAATACCCTGGTGGTTTGCCGTTCCAATAAATCGGCCAATGTGTATAACCAGCAGATTAGAGCAAGGTTGCTTTACCGGGAAGAAGAACTAACGGGAGGCGATCAGATAATGGTGGTACGGAACAATTATTTCTGGCTGCCTGAGAACGAGGATACTGCTTTTATTGCCAATGGCGATATGGCAAAGGTGATCCGCGTAAGGGGAGAAGAAGAACGTTATGGATTCCGTTTTGCCGATGCCACTTTAGAGTTTATGGATTTTCCGGCCGCGGGGCAGATCAGCTGTAAAGTCATGTTAGATACCCTCAATTTAGAAAGTGCCAACCTGCCCTATGAGCAGAACAAAAAGCTTTTTGACGGACTTAATGAAGATTACGAACACATCGCCAATAAAAGGCAACGGATGCTGGCCATAAAGGCCGATCCTTTTTATAACGCCCTGCAGATTAAGTTTGCTTATGCCGTTACCTGTCATAAGGCACAAGGCGGGCAATGGGATGCTGTTTTTGCTGATCAGGGTTATCTTACCGAAGAAATGATCGATTTAGATTTTCTCCGCTGGTTATACACTGCTGTAACGCGAGCAAAAAAAGAGTTATATTTAGTCAATTTTGCCCCACAGCTTTTCGCGAAGACGGCACAGGAGGATTACTTTTAG
- a CDS encoding MCP four helix bundle domain-containing protein, protein MKFAFSLKNKLKIAFLLFCIMCCTLLIRFLEDKSVEKINESFISMYNDRLVPATDLYFIAENLYYKNEILQEALLGNGVVHSSTGIMKMNKHNRKIDSVINKYELTLLVKQEKSFLNDLKKALTVQQGLEAKILNMAGTEGRAIYESMGRNAANQTLSKLSALIKIQSKVGNELIKGSEIFVSGTKVYSTLQVILAIVIGIMIVAIVSASNAVKIQSEKFNLN, encoded by the coding sequence ATGAAATTTGCTTTTAGTCTTAAAAACAAGCTAAAAATAGCTTTCCTGCTTTTCTGCATTATGTGCTGCACATTATTGATCCGTTTTTTGGAAGATAAAAGTGTAGAGAAGATTAACGAATCTTTTATTTCGATGTACAATGACAGGCTTGTACCGGCGACAGATTTATATTTTATTGCAGAAAATCTGTATTATAAAAATGAGATCCTTCAGGAAGCTTTGTTAGGTAATGGTGTTGTTCATTCCTCAACTGGTATAATGAAAATGAATAAACACAACCGTAAAATCGATTCGGTTATTAATAAATACGAGCTTACATTATTGGTAAAGCAGGAGAAAAGTTTTTTAAATGATCTAAAAAAGGCATTAACTGTTCAGCAAGGATTAGAAGCTAAAATTTTGAACATGGCTGGCACAGAAGGTAGGGCAATTTATGAATCGATGGGTAGAAATGCAGCAAACCAGACTTTATCTAAACTCTCAGCACTTATTAAAATACAATCTAAAGTAGGGAACGAGCTGATTAAAGGGTCAGAAATTTTTGTTTCGGGAACCAAGGTTTACTCTACCTTGCAGGTTATTTTGGCTATCGTAATCGGAATTATGATTGTGGCCATTGTTTCGGCCTCGAATGCGGTTAAAATTCAGAGTGAGAAGTTTAATTTGAATTAG
- a CDS encoding S1 RNA-binding domain-containing protein, with protein sequence MIEIGKYNELRILSKTEAGLNLTDGDKLVVLPYQYVPNGVEIGDNITVFVFVQKDGRLTGTTQKAYAEVGDFAFLKVVSDGDDGVFMDLGIDKDVYVPDREQKRPMQKGYKYVVYLYLDESNDRLLASSKLYDFVEEDGFDFEEGDEVSLLITEETDLGFNAIINNTYIGLLYNNEVFDNIQPGEMRKGWIKKIRVEGKIDLTLQPSGYGHILDSKEMMLRELKKSGGVIELGDKSTPEEIYHRFQISKSAFKKTIGSLYKERLIVLSDDSIRLITDDEAE encoded by the coding sequence ATGATTGAAATAGGAAAATACAACGAGTTAAGGATTTTAAGCAAAACAGAAGCTGGATTAAACTTAACCGATGGCGATAAACTGGTGGTGCTGCCTTACCAATACGTCCCGAATGGCGTAGAAATTGGCGATAACATTACCGTTTTTGTTTTTGTACAAAAAGATGGTCGCTTAACCGGAACTACGCAAAAAGCTTATGCCGAAGTGGGCGATTTTGCTTTTTTGAAAGTGGTTTCTGATGGTGATGATGGCGTTTTTATGGACCTTGGTATTGATAAAGATGTATACGTGCCAGACCGTGAACAAAAAAGGCCTATGCAGAAAGGCTATAAATATGTGGTTTACTTGTATTTAGACGAAAGTAACGACCGCCTGTTGGCTTCTTCCAAACTATATGATTTTGTTGAAGAAGATGGCTTCGATTTTGAAGAAGGCGACGAAGTAAGCTTATTGATTACTGAAGAAACCGATCTTGGTTTCAATGCCATTATCAACAATACTTATATCGGTTTGCTTTACAATAATGAGGTTTTCGATAATATCCAACCGGGCGAAATGCGCAAAGGCTGGATCAAGAAAATCCGTGTGGAAGGCAAGATTGATTTAACCCTACAGCCAAGTGGTTATGGCCATATTCTCGATTCGAAAGAGATGATGTTAAGAGAGCTGAAAAAGAGTGGCGGTGTGATTGAACTGGGGGATAAAAGCACTCCTGAAGAGATTTATCATCGTTTCCAGATCAGTAAAAGTGCTTTCAAAAAAACCATTGGTTCATTGTATAAAGAGCGTTTGATTGTACTTTCTGATGATTCAATTAGATTGATTACAGACGACGAAGCAGAATAA
- a CDS encoding LURP-one-related/scramblase family protein — MNKQIPPFFLSDEYFIDEKVNFLKFANEYKVYNDQGAQIGIIKQRISGWQKALTLLVDKRMMPFKLEITDTNDQLQATITRGWTFWMSKIIVTDPFGVEVGIIKQKFKFFKPTFTISSPTSGEEIAKISGDWKAWNFSITNNAGAEMGKINKKWAGALKEVFTTADKYNVSIDPSYAESNQKVAIVATAITIDMVLKESK; from the coding sequence ATGAACAAGCAGATTCCTCCATTTTTTTTAAGCGATGAATATTTTATTGATGAGAAAGTAAACTTTTTAAAGTTTGCAAACGAGTACAAAGTCTACAACGATCAGGGCGCTCAGATCGGGATTATTAAACAGCGTATTTCTGGCTGGCAAAAAGCTTTAACCTTATTGGTTGATAAGCGAATGATGCCTTTTAAATTAGAAATTACCGATACCAACGACCAGTTACAGGCTACCATTACAAGAGGCTGGACCTTCTGGATGTCGAAAATTATCGTTACCGATCCGTTTGGTGTTGAAGTGGGCATTATTAAACAAAAATTTAAATTCTTTAAACCAACCTTTACCATTTCGAGCCCGACATCAGGAGAGGAAATTGCAAAAATCTCCGGCGATTGGAAAGCCTGGAACTTTAGCATCACCAATAATGCAGGTGCTGAAATGGGCAAAATAAACAAAAAATGGGCTGGTGCTTTGAAAGAAGTTTTTACCACTGCTGATAAATACAATGTTTCTATCGATCCCAGTTATGCCGAAAGCAATCAAAAGGTTGCGATTGTAGCCACTGCGATTACCATTGATATGGTTTTGAAGGAGAGTAAATAA
- a CDS encoding ABC transporter ATP-binding protein, with translation MKKTKEAKKPGIFSLLGNYRGLIFMLILFALLSNGINLLLPKIIASGIDSYTNKTFDLKSILFQFSLAIVLVFIFTYLQSIVQTYASERVARDLRTRLSDQISRQSHAYIIQANPSKLLTNLTADADSIKMFVSQAIVSICSSIFLIVGASILLLMINWKLALCVIAIVPIIGGAFFYVLSKVKVLFKKSREVIDWLNKVISESILGSALIRVINSQALEYNKFLDANAKARDLGISILRMFAALIPVIVFTANLSGLCILVLGGHFVITNSMTLGEFTAFSSYLTLIIFPILVIGFMSNVIAQATASYQRIESVLNAAEIKHPGTLTTQLRGDVEAKDINLSFGQKPVLKSVSFSAKAGSKTAIIGPTAAGKTQLLYILTGLIDADSGAVLFDGEEIKQYNQENFHQQVGFVFQDSIMFNMSIRENIAFSDTVTDESLAKAIATAELKDFVDALPDQLNTIISERGNSLSGGQKQRIMLARALAVNPKILLLDDFTARVDTNTEKRILENIQQNYPGLTLLSITQKIASVEHYEKVILLMQGEIIAEGTHQELLKSSPEYVQIYNSQQSTSNYELQS, from the coding sequence ATGAAAAAAACCAAAGAAGCTAAAAAGCCAGGTATTTTCAGTTTACTTGGAAACTACAGGGGCTTAATTTTTATGCTGATCCTGTTTGCATTGCTCAGTAACGGCATCAACTTACTTTTACCGAAGATTATTGCAAGCGGTATCGACTCTTACACTAACAAAACATTCGATCTAAAAAGTATCCTGTTTCAGTTTTCGCTGGCCATTGTATTGGTTTTTATCTTTACTTATTTACAGAGTATTGTGCAAACCTATGCTTCGGAACGTGTGGCAAGAGATTTAAGAACCAGGTTATCTGATCAGATTTCGCGACAAAGCCATGCCTACATTATTCAGGCTAATCCTTCGAAACTGCTTACCAACCTTACTGCCGATGCCGATTCGATCAAAATGTTTGTTTCGCAGGCTATCGTTTCCATCTGTTCATCTATCTTTTTAATTGTTGGGGCAAGTATTCTGCTCCTGATGATCAATTGGAAACTGGCACTTTGTGTAATTGCGATAGTGCCGATTATTGGGGGCGCATTTTTCTATGTGTTAAGCAAGGTAAAAGTGCTTTTCAAAAAAAGCAGGGAAGTGATCGACTGGCTGAACAAGGTAATCAGCGAAAGTATATTAGGTTCAGCTCTAATCCGGGTAATTAATTCTCAAGCTTTAGAATACAATAAATTTTTAGATGCAAATGCCAAAGCGAGAGATTTAGGGATATCTATTCTTCGAATGTTTGCAGCCTTGATTCCGGTTATTGTTTTCACCGCCAATTTATCTGGTTTGTGCATTTTGGTGCTGGGTGGTCATTTTGTAATTACCAATTCGATGACCTTGGGAGAGTTTACCGCTTTTAGCAGTTACCTCACACTCATTATATTTCCCATTTTGGTAATCGGTTTTATGAGCAATGTAATTGCACAGGCTACAGCATCTTACCAAAGGATAGAAAGTGTGCTGAATGCTGCTGAGATCAAACATCCGGGTACGCTAACTACACAATTGAGGGGCGATGTAGAAGCGAAAGATATTAATTTGAGTTTTGGTCAAAAGCCAGTTTTAAAATCGGTTTCATTTTCTGCCAAAGCAGGTTCTAAAACAGCCATTATTGGTCCTACAGCTGCGGGTAAAACACAATTGCTTTATATTTTAACCGGTTTGATTGATGCTGATTCGGGGGCGGTATTGTTTGATGGCGAGGAGATTAAACAATACAACCAAGAGAATTTTCACCAACAGGTAGGTTTTGTATTTCAGGACAGCATCATGTTCAACATGAGCATTAGGGAAAATATTGCCTTTAGCGATACCGTTACAGACGAATCTCTGGCCAAGGCCATTGCTACTGCCGAACTTAAAGATTTTGTAGATGCTTTGCCCGATCAATTAAATACTATTATTTCAGAGCGTGGCAACAGCCTTTCTGGTGGACAAAAACAACGGATTATGCTGGCCAGGGCTTTAGCGGTAAATCCGAAGATCTTATTACTCGATGATTTTACCGCCCGTGTTGATACCAATACCGAGAAAAGGATTCTGGAAAATATCCAGCAGAATTATCCAGGTTTAACTTTACTTTCCATTACCCAAAAAATAGCTTCTGTTGAACATTACGAAAAAGTGATCTTGCTGATGCAGGGCGAAATCATTGCAGAAGGAACCCATCAGGAATTGCTGAAAAGCAGCCCTGAATATGTTCAGATTTACAATTCACAACAGAGCACGAGTAATTATGAACTACAATCTTAA